One Tolypothrix bouteillei VB521301 DNA window includes the following coding sequences:
- a CDS encoding NAD(P)-binding domain-containing protein yields the protein MTTTTDHDFGAREALRLLGPDPENWVSDRPGIDHNVTIVGGSGSGSTFAFALRRAGIGRVTTIDAAEDETQAGVWLTRARMKKLRTPKNLPGPELGIPELSFQSWYEARHGAEAYAALDRIPRVKWAEYLNWYRQFLGISVRYRTKLVRVEPAEGFFRLHLEVNGTRQVETTRKIIFANGVAGTGGPYIPPVLANLPRTLYAHTADAIDFDALRGKTVAVLGAAASAFDAAGVALESGAKAVHLFARRSTIASLPVIRVRGYPGAYYNYPQLPDAARWFQAWRFRQAGSTPPPDAIERAIAFSNFHLHLSAPWKTAQEKGGRIVAQVNDDTFEFDFAIAGTGYFVDPTKRPELADFAHHIALWRDRYEPPSDQRNDDLGTHPYLGSAHEFLEKIPGTAPYLKDIHVFNPAGFVSFGLPIGDVPSIRRDVPAIVGRISHDLFFTDWEQHEARITSDNIAPDFQDSLYAKAVWKQPTTVAVS from the coding sequence ATGACAACAACGACTGACCACGATTTTGGCGCTCGCGAGGCACTACGCTTACTGGGTCCCGATCCAGAAAACTGGGTGAGCGATCGCCCAGGCATCGACCACAACGTCACAATAGTAGGTGGTAGCGGCAGTGGGAGCACCTTCGCATTTGCGCTACGGCGTGCAGGCATCGGTCGCGTGACAACGATTGACGCAGCTGAGGACGAAACCCAAGCAGGAGTGTGGCTCACACGAGCGCGGATGAAAAAGCTACGCACGCCAAAGAACCTACCCGGTCCCGAACTGGGTATCCCGGAACTATCCTTCCAATCCTGGTATGAGGCGCGACATGGTGCTGAAGCTTATGCAGCGCTGGATCGCATTCCACGAGTAAAGTGGGCTGAGTACCTCAATTGGTATCGGCAGTTCCTGGGCATTTCAGTTCGGTACCGGACAAAGCTAGTGCGGGTTGAGCCAGCAGAAGGCTTCTTTCGCCTGCACCTTGAGGTGAACGGTACCCGGCAGGTGGAGACTACACGTAAGATTATCTTCGCCAACGGCGTAGCAGGTACTGGCGGTCCTTACATACCACCCGTACTCGCTAATTTACCACGCACGCTGTACGCACATACTGCTGATGCAATCGACTTCGACGCACTGCGAGGTAAGACTGTGGCAGTGCTAGGTGCTGCAGCCTCAGCTTTTGACGCAGCAGGAGTAGCGCTAGAATCAGGAGCAAAGGCAGTACATCTGTTTGCACGGCGCTCGACCATTGCATCCCTGCCAGTAATTCGGGTGCGGGGTTACCCCGGTGCTTACTACAACTATCCACAACTGCCAGATGCAGCTCGCTGGTTCCAAGCTTGGCGCTTTCGACAAGCAGGCTCTACACCTCCACCTGATGCGATTGAGCGTGCGATCGCGTTTTCTAACTTCCACCTCCATCTGTCTGCACCTTGGAAAACGGCGCAGGAAAAGGGCGGTCGTATTGTCGCTCAGGTAAACGACGATACTTTCGAGTTTGATTTTGCCATCGCCGGCACTGGTTACTTTGTCGATCCGACAAAGCGTCCCGAGCTAGCCGACTTTGCCCATCACATCGCTCTCTGGCGCGATCGCTACGAGCCCCCATCCGACCAGCGCAACGACGATTTAGGGACGCATCCCTACCTCGGTAGCGCTCACGAGTTCTTAGAAAAAATACCTGGTACCGCGCCCTACCTCAAAGACATTCATGTCTTTAACCCGGCAGGCTTCGTGAGCTTCGGTTTGCCTATCGGTGACGTACCTAGCATCCGGCGTGACGTACCAGCAATAGTAGGGCGTATCAGTCATGACTTGTTTTTTACCGACTGGGAGCAGCACGAAGCACGCATTACCAGCGACAACATCGCGCCGGACTTTCAAGATTCACTGTATGCCAAAGCAGTGTGGAAACAGCCAACAACAGTGGCAGTTAGTTAG
- a CDS encoding NAD(P)-dependent oxidoreductase: MQIQTVGILSPGDMGQAVAAVLNQNGLETIAALNERSDRTRQLAASAKVRDVGSLEKLVIESDVVLSILVPAAATQAAEQVAEVISSLGKSILYVDCNAISPQKVKSIARIIESKGGQFVDASIIGPPPRVPNRTRIYASGKEAVKFQQLREYGLDIRAIGNEIGRASGLKICYAALTKGLTAIGTELLIAAHRLDLDEQLWDEVSNSQPELAKILSRSIPSMTPKAHRWIGEMEEIAETFEGLELTERIFQGAAEVYRLVKETSLGKETPEERDSNRALEDIITTLSQETLTAESQLQTVQS; the protein is encoded by the coding sequence ATGCAAATTCAAACTGTTGGTATTTTAAGTCCGGGTGACATGGGACAGGCAGTAGCAGCTGTACTCAATCAAAACGGACTGGAGACGATTGCTGCTTTGAACGAACGGAGCGATCGCACTCGACAATTAGCCGCCTCTGCCAAGGTCCGGGATGTTGGTTCTCTTGAGAAACTGGTGATTGAATCAGATGTAGTGCTATCCATTTTAGTACCCGCCGCCGCAACTCAAGCAGCAGAACAAGTTGCTGAGGTTATCAGCAGTCTTGGTAAAAGCATTTTATACGTTGACTGTAACGCTATATCACCCCAGAAAGTCAAAAGTATTGCCCGCATTATTGAATCCAAGGGCGGACAATTTGTCGATGCATCAATTATTGGTCCGCCTCCACGAGTGCCTAACCGCACCCGTATCTATGCATCCGGAAAAGAGGCAGTTAAATTCCAACAATTGCGCGAGTATGGATTAGATATACGAGCGATCGGAAATGAAATTGGTCGTGCTTCTGGTTTGAAGATATGCTACGCAGCTCTAACAAAAGGACTGACAGCAATTGGCACAGAATTACTCATTGCAGCCCATCGCCTTGATTTGGACGAACAACTCTGGGATGAAGTATCGAATAGCCAACCAGAACTAGCCAAAATACTCTCTCGTTCCATTCCATCCATGACACCAAAAGCACATCGGTGGATCGGGGAAATGGAAGAAATAGCAGAAACCTTTGAAGGGTTAGAATTGACAGAGCGAATTTTCCAAGGAGCGGCTGAGGTTTACCGCCTGGTCAAAGAAACGTCTCTGGGTAAAGAAACACCAGAAGAAAGGGATAGCAATCGAGCGCTCGAAGATATCATTACAACTCTTTCCCAAGAAACTTTGACAGCAGAGAGTCAGTTGCAGACAGTACAAAGTTAG
- a CDS encoding amidase produces MSEITDFSASQLLSLYRERQLSPLEATKAALEQIHTYNRSVNAFAIVDEKTALAEARASEVRWLNGNPLGLVDGIPFTAKDLLLTKGLPTRRGSQAITANQPWDEDAPAVARLREQGAVLLGKTTTSEFGWKGVTDSPLTGITRNPWNTDLTPGGSSGGAAVAAALGMGTLHLGTDGGGSSRTPAALTGVFGFKPTFGYVAGYPSAHTRTLFHIGVLVRTVIDAAVTLNVIAHPDVRDWYALPDNRQDYTFDLDRGVAGLRIAYSPNFGYADVEPEVATLVKAAVDVFAKLGAAIEEVDPGFANPRGIFQTLWQAGAAKLLRGFSPAQQAVIEEGLQGIAKEGDRITLAEYLSAQDAREALGRHLQRFHENYDLLITPTLPIVAFPVGQNRPQSYIDKPQRDWSPFTYPFNLTQQPAASVPCGFTKNGLPVGIQIVAAKYRDILVLQAARAYETVFPFIMPSKLNTNLFQ; encoded by the coding sequence ATGTCAGAAATTACCGATTTTTCTGCTTCTCAACTCTTATCCCTCTATCGAGAGCGCCAACTGTCACCACTAGAAGCAACCAAAGCTGCTCTAGAACAGATTCATACTTACAATCGCTCAGTGAATGCTTTTGCGATCGTAGATGAAAAGACTGCCCTTGCCGAAGCCCGTGCCTCAGAAGTGCGTTGGCTAAATGGAAATCCGCTTGGCTTGGTAGATGGCATACCCTTTACTGCCAAAGATTTACTGTTAACGAAGGGATTACCAACGCGCCGGGGAAGTCAAGCGATTACCGCCAATCAACCTTGGGACGAAGATGCACCTGCTGTAGCTCGTTTGCGCGAACAAGGAGCAGTATTACTGGGAAAAACCACAACTTCGGAATTTGGTTGGAAAGGTGTTACCGACAGTCCCCTCACTGGTATCACCCGCAATCCTTGGAATACAGATCTGACTCCCGGAGGTAGTAGCGGCGGGGCGGCTGTTGCTGCTGCGTTAGGAATGGGAACGCTCCATTTAGGTACCGATGGTGGAGGATCGTCAAGAACACCCGCAGCGTTAACGGGGGTGTTTGGTTTCAAACCAACTTTTGGATATGTAGCTGGATATCCATCAGCCCATACAAGAACTTTGTTTCATATAGGGGTTCTTGTTCGCACTGTGATTGATGCAGCAGTCACCTTAAATGTCATTGCCCATCCTGATGTCCGCGATTGGTATGCTTTACCAGATAATCGACAGGACTACACTTTTGATTTAGATCGAGGTGTGGCGGGATTGCGAATTGCTTACAGTCCCAACTTTGGCTACGCCGATGTTGAGCCGGAAGTCGCCACCCTCGTGAAAGCCGCAGTTGATGTTTTTGCTAAACTAGGTGCTGCGATTGAAGAAGTCGATCCGGGTTTTGCTAATCCCCGTGGTATTTTTCAAACCTTATGGCAGGCGGGTGCTGCTAAGTTACTGCGTGGTTTTAGCCCAGCACAACAAGCTGTGATTGAAGAAGGCTTGCAAGGTATTGCTAAAGAAGGCGATCGCATAACTCTAGCAGAATATCTCAGCGCCCAAGATGCTCGCGAAGCTCTAGGAAGGCATTTGCAGCGCTTTCACGAAAACTATGATTTACTGATTACTCCCACCTTACCTATAGTTGCCTTTCCTGTCGGACAAAATAGACCCCAGTCGTATATTGACAAGCCGCAACGAGATTGGTCTCCGTTTACATATCCTTTTAATCTCACGCAACAACCTGCTGCCTCTGTACCTTGTGGCTTTACTAAAAACGGGTTACCTGTCGGTATACAAATTGTCGCTGCTAAATACCGAGATATACTAGTCTTGCAAGCAGCTAGAGCTTACGAAACTGTTTTTCCTTTCATCATGCCTTCAAAATTGAATACAAATTTATTTCAGTAA